One Desulfuromonas sp. DNA window includes the following coding sequences:
- a CDS encoding integrase gives MINKRVAKAEAILHDHGLAAMIFTDLNNIRYLSGFTGTDGVLILTKDSLSFLTDSRYTTQAREQTECRVIEYKDKLDGISDFLANQPDKGRIGFEGSILTFQVYSSLLEKAGPEFEFVPVKDTTSLRAVKDRDEIGKMRSAADISARALDSILGLLQPGITESEVALELEIAARRLGSERKAFDFIVASGVRGALPHGVASSKRIDRGDVVTIDFGSCFEGYYSDETVNFAIGTISTEMQKIHNIVKKAHDLAIKSIKPGVLLSDIDKIARDFISEKGYGVNFGHGLGHGVGLDVHESPRVSPLATMRAEEGMVFTVEPGIYIPDLGGIRIEDMVVVTAAGCDCLTRLPKELRLLTN, from the coding sequence ATGATCAATAAACGCGTCGCAAAGGCCGAGGCTATTCTGCACGATCATGGTCTGGCGGCTATGATTTTCACTGATTTGAATAACATCCGATATCTGTCCGGATTTACCGGGACAGACGGGGTGTTGATTCTGACAAAAGACTCACTGAGTTTTTTGACCGACAGCCGCTATACAACACAGGCCCGGGAGCAAACTGAATGTCGGGTCATCGAGTATAAAGATAAGCTTGACGGGATTTCTGATTTCCTTGCAAATCAACCGGATAAAGGTCGGATTGGTTTTGAAGGCTCAATCTTAACGTTTCAGGTTTACTCAAGTCTGCTTGAAAAGGCCGGCCCGGAATTCGAATTTGTGCCGGTAAAGGATACCACATCTCTCAGGGCTGTTAAGGATCGTGACGAGATTGGTAAAATGAGATCAGCCGCTGATATCTCGGCGCGGGCTCTTGATTCGATTCTCGGTCTGCTGCAACCCGGCATAACCGAATCGGAAGTAGCTCTTGAACTGGAAATTGCCGCACGTCGGCTTGGAAGTGAAAGAAAAGCGTTCGATTTTATTGTTGCATCCGGTGTCCGTGGAGCCTTGCCCCACGGAGTTGCATCAAGCAAACGCATCGATCGCGGAGATGTTGTGACGATTGACTTTGGCTCATGTTTTGAAGGTTATTACTCTGATGAAACCGTTAATTTTGCTATCGGCACGATATCGACTGAAATGCAGAAAATTCACAATATTGTCAAAAAAGCTCATGATTTGGCAATAAAATCGATTAAACCGGGTGTTTTATTGTCAGATATTGACAAGATTGCCCGTGATTTTATTTCTGAAAAAGGTTATGGTGTAAACTTCGGTCATGGCTTGGGGCACGGAGTCGGGCTCGATGTGCATGAATCGCCGCGTGTTTCGCCCTTGGCGACTATGCGTGCTGAAGAAGGTATGGTTTTTACCGTAGAGCCGGGAATTTATATTCCTGATCTTGGCGGTATCAGGATAGAAGATATGGTCGTCGTTACTGCGGCAGGTTGTGATTGTCTGACCCGTTTGCCGAAGGAGCTGCGGCTGCTTACAAATTAG
- the accB gene encoding acetyl-CoA carboxylase biotin carboxyl carrier protein — protein sequence MDIKDIKSLIKMVTDTDISEFEMENAEERIAIKRGSGQEIVHVAAPAAPAPVAASPAAPAAPAAASAAPAEAAPAINDKHETINSPIVGTFYRKPSPDAEVFVDVGSVVEKGGVVCLVEAMKMFNEIEVEFKCKIIEILKQDAEPVEFGDPLFVVEPL from the coding sequence ATGGATATCAAGGATATCAAGAGTCTGATTAAGATGGTAACGGATACCGATATTTCGGAATTCGAAATGGAAAATGCTGAAGAGCGAATCGCCATAAAACGTGGTTCCGGGCAGGAAATTGTTCACGTTGCCGCACCGGCTGCTCCGGCTCCGGTTGCGGCTTCGCCTGCTGCACCGGCTGCGCCGGCCGCTGCTTCGGCCGCTCCAGCTGAAGCGGCACCGGCCATAAATGATAAGCATGAAACCATCAACTCTCCGATAGTCGGTACGTTTTATCGCAAACCGAGTCCGGATGCTGAAGTATTTGTCGATGTTGGTTCTGTTGTTGAAAAAGGCGGGGTTGTCTGCCTGGTTGAAGCAATGAAGATGTTTAATGAAATTGAAGTTGAATTTAAATGTAAAATCATCGAGATCCTCAAGCAGGATGCTGAGCCGGTGGAATTCGGCGATCCGCTGTTTGTTGTCGAGCCTCTGTAA
- the accC gene encoding acetyl-CoA carboxylase biotin carboxylase subunit produces MFHKILIANRGEIALRIIRACKELGIKTVAVHSDVDSEALHVKLADQSVCIGSAPSSESYLNIRAIISAAEVTDADAIHPGYGFLSENAEFAEICENCGITFIGPSADSMRLMGDKISARQTVTKAGVPILPGTKENVATVDDARKIADEIGFPVIIKATAGGGGRGMKVVHSQAHLANAFNAARTEAEAGFGNPDVYIEKFCENPRHVEIQILADKHGNVIHLGERDCSIQRRHQKLIEEAPCPVLPEGIRKEMGDCAVAAAKACGYSSVGTMEFLLDKDNKFYFMEMNTRVQVEHPVTEMITGVDIIKEQIRSAAGEKLRYTQDDIKIQGHSIECRINAEDPVKFTPFPGKIDGYHTPGGLGVRVDSAVYDQYTVLPHYDSMIAKLIVHAETREEAVKRMARALDEYIIDGIKTTIPFHQRIMANKDFIEGKNVDTGFLERLVF; encoded by the coding sequence ATGTTTCATAAAATCCTGATCGCTAATCGTGGCGAGATCGCCCTGCGAATCATCAGGGCCTGCAAGGAACTTGGGATCAAAACCGTAGCGGTACATTCCGATGTTGACAGCGAGGCACTGCATGTCAAGCTTGCAGATCAGTCGGTCTGTATCGGTTCTGCTCCGAGTTCCGAAAGCTATCTCAATATCAGGGCAATTATCAGCGCTGCGGAAGTCACCGATGCTGATGCGATTCACCCGGGCTACGGGTTCCTCTCGGAAAATGCAGAATTTGCCGAGATCTGTGAGAATTGCGGAATCACTTTCATCGGTCCATCAGCTGATAGTATGCGCCTGATGGGCGATAAGATCAGTGCCCGACAGACCGTAACCAAAGCCGGTGTGCCGATTCTTCCCGGAACCAAGGAGAATGTAGCGACGGTTGATGATGCAAGAAAAATTGCTGATGAGATCGGTTTTCCGGTTATCATCAAGGCGACTGCCGGCGGCGGCGGGCGAGGCATGAAAGTAGTCCATTCCCAGGCTCATCTCGCCAATGCGTTCAATGCAGCACGGACCGAAGCGGAAGCCGGTTTCGGTAATCCCGATGTCTATATCGAAAAGTTTTGTGAAAATCCACGGCATGTTGAGATCCAGATACTGGCCGACAAACATGGCAATGTGATCCATCTCGGCGAACGCGATTGCTCCATTCAACGACGCCACCAGAAACTCATAGAAGAGGCGCCCTGTCCGGTTTTACCGGAAGGTATTCGTAAGGAAATGGGGGATTGCGCAGTCGCTGCCGCCAAGGCATGTGGCTATTCCAGCGTTGGCACAATGGAGTTTCTCCTTGATAAGGATAACAAGTTTTACTTCATGGAAATGAACACGCGGGTGCAGGTTGAACATCCGGTGACCGAAATGATTACCGGCGTTGATATCATCAAGGAGCAGATCCGTTCGGCGGCCGGTGAGAAACTTCGTTATACCCAGGATGATATCAAGATTCAGGGTCATTCGATCGAGTGTCGGATCAACGCCGAAGACCCGGTTAAGTTTACACCTTTCCCGGGCAAGATCGACGGCTACCATACGCCGGGTGGGCTCGGTGTCAGGGTTGACAGTGCTGTTTATGATCAGTATACGGTTCTCCCCCATTATGACTCGATGATTGCCAAGTTGATCGTTCATGCCGAAACCCGGGAAGAGGCGGTTAAGCGGATGGCCAGAGCTCTTGATGAATACATTATTGATGGTATCAAGACGACGATACCGTTTCATCAGAGAATTATGGCCAACAAGGACTTCATCGAAGGTAAAAATGTCGATACCGGTTTTCTTGAACGGCTTGTTTTTTGA
- a CDS encoding futalosine synthase yields MSLKIGHITYANCAPFFHYLAASGFVGEIIKGVPAELNQMLAAGEIDICPASSIEYALHSDDYRILPGHSISSIGPVQSVLLFSDLPLSGLNGVPISITGESATSVALLRVVLQEFYQLDNIICQKIDTIGNADLNANQPLLLIGDRALKARLNKAAAGTVIDLGELWYHFTGLPFVFALWIVKRLVAEERPEEVAEFRSQLDHSRNKAFASLDKLASESPEKAWMGVDGLAEYWRHVSYDLDPAHIEGLRCFYLLLEKHGLIEVSPEICFFSDQSNEEK; encoded by the coding sequence ATGTCTCTTAAAATTGGACATATTACTTACGCCAATTGCGCTCCTTTTTTTCATTACCTTGCCGCCAGCGGGTTTGTTGGTGAAATTATCAAAGGTGTTCCGGCAGAACTGAATCAGATGCTGGCCGCCGGCGAGATCGACATATGTCCAGCCTCATCAATCGAATACGCTCTGCACTCCGATGATTACCGGATTCTGCCAGGTCATTCGATCAGTTCGATCGGACCGGTGCAGAGTGTGTTGTTGTTTTCAGATCTTCCGCTTTCAGGTCTTAATGGTGTTCCGATTTCGATTACCGGCGAGTCGGCCACTTCTGTAGCGTTGCTCAGGGTCGTTCTTCAGGAATTTTATCAACTCGATAACATTATCTGCCAGAAAATCGACACAATCGGAAATGCAGATCTGAACGCTAATCAGCCATTGCTACTAATCGGCGATCGTGCTCTGAAGGCCCGTCTTAATAAAGCTGCCGCGGGTACGGTTATTGACCTGGGTGAGCTGTGGTACCATTTCACCGGCCTGCCGTTTGTCTTTGCCTTATGGATTGTGAAACGACTTGTTGCCGAGGAACGCCCGGAAGAGGTAGCCGAGTTCAGATCGCAACTCGATCATTCTCGCAACAAAGCATTCGCTTCTCTCGATAAACTTGCTTCTGAATCCCCCGAAAAGGCATGGATGGGAGTGGATGGATTGGCCGAATACTGGCGCCATGTTTCTTATGACCTCGATCCTGCGCACATTGAGGGGTTGCGCTGTTTCTACCTTCTGCTTGAGAAGCACGGGCTGATCGAAGTCTCTCCGGAAATCTGTTTTTTCAGCGATCAGTCAAATGAAGAAAAATAG
- a CDS encoding NUDIX hydrolase, whose product MSKILHCPECQTAIKEYRNPLPAVDIIIKVDNSLVLIERKNKPFGWALPGGFVDYGEPLEAAARREAMEEVGMELSHLKQFRAYSDPQRDPRQHTISVVFSAKGIGQPRAGDDAGKARLFKLDDLPAPLCFDHAEIINDYFSSFD is encoded by the coding sequence ATGTCGAAAATCCTGCACTGCCCTGAATGTCAAACTGCTATCAAGGAATATCGCAATCCACTACCGGCTGTCGATATTATCATCAAGGTCGACAATTCGCTTGTTTTGATTGAAAGAAAGAATAAGCCTTTTGGCTGGGCGTTGCCGGGCGGATTTGTCGATTATGGTGAACCGCTTGAAGCCGCGGCCAGGAGAGAAGCGATGGAAGAGGTCGGAATGGAGTTGTCTCACCTGAAACAATTTCGTGCCTACTCAGATCCCCAGCGCGATCCGCGTCAGCACACGATATCGGTTGTATTCTCCGCCAAAGGCATTGGCCAGCCCCGGGCCGGTGATGATGCCGGCAAGGCACGGCTTTTCAAGCTTGATGATTTGCCCGCCCCACTCTGTTTTGATCACGCCGAGATCATAAACGACTATTTTTCTTCATTTGACTGA